The genomic interval TAAAGAACTTGATGCAGTAGTAGTAAGTAAAGGTCCGGGTTCGTATACCGGACTTCGCATTGGCGTTGCCGCTGCTAAAGGATTTTGTTATGCATTAAATATTCCGCTTATAAGCATAAATACTTTGCAGCAATTAGCAAAGCAAGTTTTACTTCAACATACAACAGAAGCAACACTTTTGTGCCCTATGATAGATGCTCGCAGGATGGAGGTATTTTGTGCTTTTTATGATTTGAAGGCAAATGAAATACAAGAGACTAAAGCAGAAATAATAAACGAAAATAGTTTTAGAGAACTATTGGATAACCATAAAATTGTATTCTTTGGCGATGGTGCGGCAAAATGTAAATCCTTTCTAAGTTTTCATCACAATGCTTTGTTTTTAGAGGATGTGATTCCATCTGCACAATACATGATTTCCTTAGCTGAGGAAAAATATGCCCAACAAAAATTTGAGGATGTGG from Bacteroidota bacterium carries:
- the tsaB gene encoding tRNA (adenosine(37)-N6)-threonylcarbamoyltransferase complex dimerization subunit type 1 TsaB, which translates into the protein MALLLHLETATTMCSVALSQEGKLLDIEELDAGYTHAENLVAFCDQLVRKRGYTYKELDAVVVSKGPGSYTGLRIGVAAAKGFCYALNIPLISINTLQQLAKQVLLQHTTEATLLCPMIDARRMEVFCAFYDLKANEIQETKAEIINENSFRELLDNHKIVFFGDGAAKCKSFLSFHHNALFLEDVIPSAQYMISLAEEKYAQQKFEDVAYFEPFYLKEFMFGGN